In Campylobacter sp. MIT 99-7217, a genomic segment contains:
- a CDS encoding efflux RND transporter periplasmic adaptor subunit: MKKIILLMLALLSLKAEEIYASFDVFAINQSKLALEVPGVVSKINVEISQQVKKGDILLSLDNQNELIALKNAKNEYELALIAYENSKSRMDKFKQVQSVIDKQSFEDIQTQFKQSELKLAQAKINVERSELILDKKNLKAPYDGIIANKFTDIGQGVAGVNQPLMEIFSYPEVKLVLSFDEKYKDKVKVGQTYIYKIDGSNEEKQAKITLVYPSIDLKTRKIYAEVRTNALMPGSFGEGKIITE; the protein is encoded by the coding sequence ATGAAGAAAATTATCTTGCTCATGTTAGCTCTTTTGAGTTTAAAGGCTGAAGAAATTTATGCAAGTTTTGATGTTTTTGCTATCAACCAAAGCAAGCTAGCCCTTGAAGTTCCGGGTGTGGTAAGTAAAATCAATGTAGAAATTTCTCAACAAGTAAAAAAAGGCGATATCTTACTTTCTTTAGATAATCAAAACGAACTCATTGCCCTTAAAAATGCCAAAAACGAATACGAACTTGCACTCATAGCCTATGAAAACAGCAAAAGCCGTATGGATAAATTTAAGCAAGTGCAAAGTGTCATTGATAAACAAAGTTTTGAAGATATACAAACTCAGTTTAAACAAAGCGAACTCAAGCTCGCACAAGCAAAAATCAATGTAGAGCGTTCCGAGCTTATCCTTGACAAAAAAAATCTCAAAGCCCCATATGATGGTATCATCGCAAATAAATTCACTGATATAGGACAAGGCGTTGCAGGGGTTAATCAACCCCTAATGGAAATTTTTTCCTATCCTGAAGTAAAACTTGTACTTAGCTTTGATGAAAAATACAAAGACAAGGTCAAGGTTGGGCAAACTTATATCTATAAAATAGACGGAAGTAACGAAGAAAAACAAGCAAAAATCACCCTTGTTTATCCAAGCATTGATCTTAAAACAAGAAAAATTTACGCTGAAGTAAGAACAAACGCACTTATGCCCGGAAGCTTTGGTG